The region ACGGTAACGCCATACTTGGCGCCTTCCTGTGCCAGCGCCTTGGTGAAGCCATGGATGCCGGACTTGGCAGCGGCATAGTTGACCTGGCCGTACTGCCCGGCCTGTCCGTTGACCGACCCGATGTTGACGATACGCCCCCACTTGCGTTCGCGCATGCCGGGGAAAGTCGCCTTGGCCATGTTGAAGCAGCCGCCGAGGTTGATGCGCATGACATCGTTCCAGTCCTCGAAGCTCATCTTGTGGAGCACGCCGTCGCGGGTGATGCCCGCATTGTTGACCACGATGTCGACCGGGCCGACCTCTTCGGCGACTTTCGCGACGCCAGCGAGCGTCGCCTCGTGATCGCCTACATCCCACTTGTAGGCCGCGATGCCGGTCTTCTCGGTAAAGGCCTTGGCCTTCTCGTCGTTGCCCGCGTAATTCGCAACGACGGTATGGCCGCGGTCCTTGAGGGCGAGAGAGATCGCTTCACCAATTCCCCGGGTCCCGCCGGTTACGATCGCAATACGTGCCATATCAAGCCTTTCGCTCTTTTGTGCATCCACCGTGAGCGAGGCTATGGAAGGAATGTGAAGGGAGCAAGGCTGTCCACGACCGCTTTTGCGATAAATTCACCTTAATGCGTTGCTCTATTTGCAAGCATTCTTGCAAGGTTCTGAAGTAACGAACTTTATTGCAGATGGTGAACGGCTGCCGATTGCCCGCGAATTGCCACGACAACCACTGAAATGGCTGGCGCGGCAAGGGCTTGTCCCAGAATCATGTCCCGGAAATCAGAAGCGGAACTGGGTTCCGACGTAGACGGCCTGGCTGTCCTGGCGGCCATCGGTCAGCGGCCTGAGGCGCTCGCGATCCTGTGAATAGCGTAGGCCCGCGGTGACATCGAGATTTTCGGTCAGGCGGTAGGCTCCGCTCAGGTCGACTTCGCCGGCATCGGTCACGAAAGTGCGCGGGGCGCGGCCCGGCGCACGCTTCTCGTCGATCGAGAGGCGGGTCGAGAAGCGCGAATCGTGCTCGCGCGCCTGTGTGGCCGGGGCGAGGCTGAACTTCTGCAGATCGGGCATCTCGGCGATCGAGCGACGCCGCTCGGTCTGCTGCGCGATATCCTGCGCGAAGTTCTGGTACCCGCGCGAGACGCCAAGGTTGAACGCGGTCGAGGCGATGCGCACGTGGTCCGCGTTCTTGTCGACCTTCGCCGGGACGTGCTGACCGCGCACGATGATGGACTGGGTCGCCTCGCCGTCGACGCGCACGGCCACGGTGACCGAGCGCTCGGGGCGATTGGGTGTGCCGGCGGGCGTGAAAGGGAAGGCCCGCGATCCTGCAAGCGAGCGCAGGGCAACCGCGCGCGAGAGCCCTTCGGAGGAAGACGAATCGATTCGTTCGAGCAGGCCCGTGCCCCCATCGCCGGAGCCGAAGGTGGCGCTGAAGGCCATGACCGCGCTTGGCAGGGCAAGCAGGCTGACCGACCCGGCCAGCACCGCGCCTGCACGCATGCCGCCGCGCGTGGCGGTGCTGCGTGCATCTGCTCTTGGGGTCGTGCCGCTTGCGACAGCGGCAGTCCCGGCAGTAATCGTGGCTTGCATGCCCATCGTGTGATCTCTGGCCTTGGTCACTATGCCTTCGCGTCGGCGCTCCTCATAGCACACCAGAACCTTAACGCGCCATTTGCGCTGTTTCTTGGTGATGCTGTCCTAGATAGGACGCGCTGCGCGGTTCGGCAA is a window of Novosphingobium aureum DNA encoding:
- the phbB gene encoding acetoacetyl-CoA reductase, giving the protein MARIAIVTGGTRGIGEAISLALKDRGHTVVANYAGNDEKAKAFTEKTGIAAYKWDVGDHEATLAGVAKVAEEVGPVDIVVNNAGITRDGVLHKMSFEDWNDVMRINLGGCFNMAKATFPGMRERKWGRIVNIGSVNGQAGQYGQVNYAAAKSGIHGFTKALAQEGAKYGVTVNAIAPGYIDTDMVAAVPAPVLEKIVAKIPVGRLGHAYEIARGVAFLCSENGEFVTGSTLSINGGQHMY